One genomic window of Halanaerobium saccharolyticum subsp. saccharolyticum DSM 6643 includes the following:
- a CDS encoding oxidoreductase, producing MTQKIVLITGASSGIGRSTAKKFLEKDYIVYGAARTEAKLQYLNNYENGHYILMDITEAEMRENCINEIISREGRIDILINNAGYGAYGAVEEVPLEEVKRQFEVNLFGLSELTKLVIPKMRENKMGKIINISSIAGKIWTPLGGWYHASKFALEGLSDCLRNELKEFGIDVILIEPGAIETNWAKTAGENLMKTSGNGIYQKHAQRKASKYKEMYGDHGMAAEPAVVASAIIRAAESSHPKARYAVPTHAKLIIFFRWLLPDRVYDFFTNKFF from the coding sequence GTGACTCAAAAAATAGTTTTAATAACTGGTGCTTCTAGTGGTATTGGTCGCTCTACTGCAAAAAAATTTTTAGAAAAAGATTATATAGTTTATGGTGCCGCCAGAACTGAAGCAAAACTACAATATTTAAATAATTATGAGAATGGTCATTATATTTTAATGGATATTACCGAAGCTGAGATGAGAGAAAATTGTATAAATGAAATTATAAGTCGAGAAGGAAGAATTGATATTCTAATAAATAATGCTGGTTATGGAGCCTATGGCGCTGTTGAAGAAGTCCCTTTAGAAGAAGTGAAAAGACAATTTGAAGTAAATTTATTTGGTTTATCAGAATTGACAAAATTAGTAATTCCAAAAATGAGAGAAAATAAGATGGGAAAAATTATCAATATATCTTCTATTGCGGGTAAAATATGGACTCCTCTTGGAGGTTGGTATCATGCCAGCAAATTTGCTCTTGAAGGTTTGAGTGATTGTCTTAGAAATGAATTAAAAGAATTTGGGATTGATGTTATTTTAATTGAACCAGGAGCAATTGAGACTAACTGGGCTAAAACAGCTGGTGAAAATTTAATGAAAACTTCAGGAAACGGTATTTATCAAAAACATGCTCAAAGAAAAGCTTCAAAATATAAAGAAATGTATGGTGATCATGGGATGGCAGCAGAACCAGCTGTTGTTGCTTCAGCAATTATAAGAGCAGCTGAAAGTTCTCATCCTAAAGCGAGATACGCAGTTCCAACTCATGCAAAACTTATTATATTTTTTCGCTGGCTGCTTCCTGATCGAGTCTATGATTTTTTTACCAATAAGTTTTTTTGA
- a CDS encoding GTP pyrophosphokinase, with protein MANRKKVNEAVKWYEKERHKYLNLKAEVEVILREALKENDITFHSIESRVKSVNSFRNKALREKYENPVKEITDLVGIRIITLFEKEIHQISDIIKDLFKIDYERSEDKSDLLDADKMGYKSIHYIAELSSDKIAATELEGFAGVKFEIQIRSILQHAWAEIEHDRNYKFKGKLPKYLQRRFYALAGMLEIADREFNTLSEEVENFRKNEEK; from the coding sequence ATGGCAAATAGAAAAAAAGTAAATGAAGCAGTTAAATGGTATGAAAAAGAGAGACATAAATATTTGAATTTAAAAGCAGAAGTAGAGGTTATTTTAAGAGAAGCTTTAAAAGAAAATGATATAACTTTTCACAGTATAGAAAGCAGAGTTAAATCTGTTAATAGCTTTAGAAATAAAGCCCTGCGTGAAAAATATGAAAATCCAGTTAAGGAGATAACTGATTTAGTTGGGATAAGAATTATTACATTATTTGAAAAGGAAATTCATCAAATAAGTGATATTATTAAAGATTTATTTAAAATTGATTATGAAAGAAGTGAAGATAAATCTGATTTACTTGATGCTGATAAGATGGGTTATAAATCAATTCACTACATAGCAGAATTAAGTAGTGATAAAATAGCTGCTACAGAACTTGAGGGCTTTGCAGGAGTAAAATTTGAAATACAAATTAGAAGCATTTTACAGCATGCCTGGGCAGAAATCGAACATGATCGCAATTATAAATTTAAGGGTAAACTTCCCAAATACCTACAGAGGCGATTTTATGCACTGGCCGGTATGCTGGAAATAGCAGATCGAGAATTCAACACACTTTCAGAAGAAGTAGAAAATTTTAGAAAGAATGAAGAAAAATAA